Proteins from a genomic interval of Halopseudomonas litoralis:
- the glgA gene encoding glycogen synthase GlgA, with protein MGNAAAAVLPEELFKRAATGVNLRPTPPAETGHNILFVTSEITDLLKVGGLGDVSAALPRALQPHHSVRVLIPGYRQVIQSGRPIRVVGKLPGHAAIPPCLIGQMALDDGLIVYVVLCQELYDRDGNPYGDSEGIDWPDNHIRFARLALAAAKIADGLGVRNWRPDLVHANDWPAGLTPAYMAWRGQSTPCVFTIHNLAYQGLCPPACSIELGLPDDALHPEGMEYYGKLSFLKAGINYATQITTVSRTYAHEITSPAFGCGLEGLLRRKAEEGLLSGIVNGIDDSWQSKTDPRLIQGFAPNDWSGKVANTRYVEQSYGFAREDGPLFAVVSRLVHQKGIDLTIAAADTIVANGGRVAVIGQGERELEQRMLELTRRHPGRIGVNLDFDETEARRIIAGSDFLLMPSRYEPCGLSQIYAQCYGSLPIARRTGGLADTIEDGVSGFLFREPTLDSYLQAIRRALNVHRRPLLLNAMRCKAMAAPLYWHQSVRPYDRLYRRLIEGTYDSFALTGRRSRTCSK; from the coding sequence TATACTTTTCGTTACCTCCGAAATCACCGACCTGCTCAAGGTTGGCGGGCTGGGCGATGTTTCCGCCGCCCTGCCCCGTGCGCTACAGCCACATCATTCGGTACGGGTGTTGATCCCCGGTTACCGCCAAGTGATTCAAAGTGGTCGCCCGATCCGAGTCGTCGGCAAACTCCCCGGCCACGCTGCCATCCCGCCCTGTCTGATCGGGCAGATGGCTCTGGATGACGGACTGATCGTGTATGTGGTGCTCTGCCAGGAACTGTACGATCGTGACGGCAATCCCTACGGCGACAGTGAAGGCATCGATTGGCCGGACAACCATATCCGCTTCGCCCGCCTCGCCCTGGCAGCGGCCAAGATTGCCGATGGTCTGGGCGTACGCAACTGGCGCCCCGATCTGGTCCATGCCAATGATTGGCCCGCCGGCCTTACCCCGGCCTACATGGCTTGGCGCGGGCAATCGACGCCCTGCGTATTCACCATCCATAATCTCGCCTACCAGGGCTTGTGCCCGCCCGCCTGCAGCATCGAACTCGGCTTGCCGGACGATGCGCTGCACCCGGAAGGTATGGAATATTACGGCAAGCTGTCCTTTCTCAAGGCGGGCATCAATTACGCCACGCAGATCACCACAGTCAGCCGTACTTATGCCCACGAAATCACCTCACCGGCCTTTGGTTGCGGGCTTGAAGGCCTGCTCAGGCGCAAGGCTGAAGAAGGTCTGCTCAGCGGGATCGTCAATGGTATCGACGACAGCTGGCAATCGAAGACCGACCCGCGGCTGATTCAGGGTTTTGCGCCGAACGACTGGAGCGGCAAGGTAGCCAATACCCGATACGTCGAACAAAGCTACGGCTTTGCCCGGGAAGACGGCCCGCTGTTTGCCGTGGTGTCGCGCCTGGTGCACCAGAAAGGCATTGATCTGACCATCGCCGCGGCGGATACCATAGTGGCCAACGGCGGGCGTGTGGCGGTCATCGGGCAGGGTGAGCGGGAGCTGGAACAGCGGATGCTGGAGCTTACCAGGCGTCACCCCGGTCGGATCGGCGTAAATCTCGATTTCGATGAAACCGAAGCGCGCCGCATCATTGCCGGCAGTGACTTCCTCTTGATGCCTTCACGTTACGAGCCCTGCGGGCTCAGCCAGATCTATGCCCAGTGTTACGGCTCGCTGCCGATCGCCCGGCGCACCGGCGGGCTGGCCGATACCATTGAAGATGGGGTTTCCGGCTTCCTGTTCCGCGAGCCGACGCTGGACAGCTACCTGCAGGCGATCCGCCGCGCGCTGAACGTGCATCGGCGCCCGCTCTTGCTCAACGCCATGCGCTGCAAGGCTATGGCAGCGCCGCTGTACTGGCACCAGTCGGTGCGGCCCTATGACCGCCTGTATCGAAGACTGATCGAAGGTACCTATGACTCTTTTGCCTTGACCGGCAGGAGATCACGCACATGTTCGAAATAA
- the treZ gene encoding malto-oligosyltrehalose trehalohydrolase, producing MFEITRLHGATLQSDGATCFSLWAPDADTVAVRLGDGSVHTLHHQASGWYSARVRCGAGSAYRFLINGQLSVPDPASRHQPQGVDGPSCVVDPDAFAWQINEWRGRPWHETVIYELHPGAFGGFGGIQAKLPELVELGVTAIELMPVNECPGKQNWGYDGVFPFAPQSSCGTPDELKQLIDAAHANGLMVFMDVVYNHFGPHGNYLGDYASSFFRQDLSTPWGPAIDFRNPQVCDFFCENALMWILDYRIDGLRLDAVHAISEMDFLINFERRIRSAVPEGRHVHLMLENEHNQANLLTEGYDAQWNDDGHHALHVLLTGENESYYKDFAEDTTIKLARCLKEGFIYQGETTRKGVNRGEPSGHLPPTAFILFLQNHDQVGNRAFGERLITLADHRAVKAALGLVLLCPMIPLLFMGEEWGCEQPFLFFTDHHDELGQAVREGRRNEFADFAAFADEMIRQRIPDPNSHSTYVSSVPDRTGGNPTVQDDWLAYYRSLLRLRHAHIMPRLPGTLSDGTSIPGEKAVSACWRLGDGSRLRIDLNLSDTPVVVTAPDPGTTIIHDYRASLSKDATILPGYSSRAILDQAT from the coding sequence ATGTTCGAAATAACCAGACTGCATGGAGCAACTCTGCAAAGCGATGGTGCCACCTGCTTTTCACTCTGGGCACCAGATGCCGATACGGTGGCCGTTCGATTGGGGGATGGCAGCGTTCACACGCTGCACCACCAAGCCAGTGGCTGGTACAGCGCCCGTGTCCGCTGCGGCGCAGGGTCCGCCTATCGGTTCCTGATCAACGGCCAACTGTCGGTGCCGGACCCCGCTTCCCGCCATCAACCCCAGGGCGTGGACGGTCCCAGCTGCGTGGTGGACCCGGATGCCTTTGCCTGGCAGATTAATGAATGGCGGGGCCGACCCTGGCACGAGACTGTCATCTATGAACTGCACCCCGGCGCCTTCGGCGGCTTTGGCGGTATCCAGGCCAAGCTGCCGGAGCTGGTTGAACTCGGCGTAACGGCCATCGAGCTGATGCCGGTGAATGAATGCCCCGGCAAGCAGAACTGGGGTTATGACGGCGTCTTCCCCTTTGCGCCGCAATCCAGCTGCGGCACGCCAGACGAACTGAAACAGCTGATCGATGCGGCCCATGCCAATGGCCTGATGGTGTTCATGGATGTGGTCTACAACCATTTCGGCCCACACGGCAATTATCTCGGCGACTATGCCAGCAGCTTCTTCCGCCAGGACTTATCCACACCATGGGGACCGGCCATCGATTTTCGCAACCCCCAGGTCTGCGATTTCTTCTGTGAAAACGCGCTGATGTGGATTCTCGACTACCGCATCGATGGTCTGCGCCTGGACGCCGTGCACGCCATTAGCGAGATGGATTTTCTCATCAACTTCGAACGTCGGATTCGCAGCGCCGTACCCGAAGGGCGCCACGTGCATCTGATGCTGGAGAACGAGCACAATCAGGCCAACCTGCTCACTGAAGGCTACGATGCACAATGGAATGACGACGGTCATCACGCCTTGCATGTCCTGCTCACCGGCGAGAACGAAAGCTATTACAAGGATTTTGCCGAGGACACCACCATCAAGCTTGCCCGCTGCCTGAAGGAAGGTTTCATCTATCAGGGTGAAACCACCCGCAAGGGTGTCAACCGAGGCGAACCAAGCGGCCATCTGCCACCAACCGCCTTTATTCTGTTCCTGCAGAATCATGACCAGGTGGGCAATCGCGCCTTCGGTGAACGGCTGATCACCCTCGCCGACCACCGCGCAGTCAAGGCCGCCTTGGGACTGGTGCTGTTGTGTCCGATGATCCCGCTGCTGTTCATGGGTGAGGAATGGGGTTGCGAACAGCCGTTCCTGTTCTTCACCGATCATCATGATGAGTTGGGCCAGGCCGTGCGCGAGGGACGGCGCAACGAGTTTGCGGATTTTGCCGCGTTCGCCGATGAAATGATCCGCCAGCGCATCCCCGACCCCAATTCACACAGCACCTATGTCAGCTCGGTGCCTGATCGTACCGGCGGCAATCCCACCGTGCAGGACGACTGGCTGGCCTATTACCGAAGTCTGCTGCGCCTGCGCCATGCGCATATTATGCCGCGTCTGCCCGGCACTCTGTCCGATGGCACCAGCATCCCCGGCGAAAAAGCTGTGTCCGCCTGCTGGCGGTTGGGTGACGGCAGCAGGCTGCGTATCGATCTCAACCTGTCGGATACGCCGGTGGTGGTCACGGCTCCGGACCCCGGCACGACCATCATTCACGATTATCGCGCCAGTCTGTCCAAGGACGCGACCATCCTGCCGGGTTACAGCTCGCGAGCGATTCTGGATCAGGCTACATGA